From the Bdellovibrio reynosensis genome, one window contains:
- a CDS encoding exopolysaccharide biosynthesis polyprenyl glycosylphosphotransferase, translating to MKSIGPFLDRKYKLALICFDLMVLAFVSIVVNQLRLGLGPQEVLAQTQFWLLGIFVVLSFYIFGSYNLDQGLTKSSLLVKQLGAVLVALSSVVVINYILYIDRSGIFGRGILFGTVAGFFVVSLLSRILALNMVDSLRSKLSWLVLIDEKEKAYFEQDLKRFGFSGKIHFFNPLTSTVAQLDDCLNKAWSAVVVGVPASQMPKDFLSILVKAKFAGHGVIDLGRFYEKHWLKVPVFFLDPEWFISSEGFESITHPMALRIKRIFDILLSILIFIPALPVMLLAAIIIKLESPGPVVYSQVRTGKDDRRFVIYKFRSMRVDAEKAGAQWAQKNDSRITRVGKFIRLTRIDELPQLWNVLKGDMSFVGPRPERPEFNETLAKEIPYYNLRHMMRPGLTGWAQVLYPYGASIDDSREKLQYELYYAKHYNLLMDLLIFVKTIRVVLFGQGR from the coding sequence ATGAAGTCAATTGGGCCCTTTTTAGACAGAAAATATAAACTTGCACTGATCTGCTTTGACCTTATGGTTTTAGCATTTGTTTCAATCGTGGTTAATCAATTGCGTTTGGGATTGGGACCACAAGAGGTCTTAGCGCAAACTCAGTTCTGGCTATTGGGTATCTTTGTTGTTTTATCTTTTTATATCTTTGGAAGTTATAACTTAGATCAGGGCTTAACGAAGTCATCGTTGTTGGTGAAGCAGTTGGGGGCGGTCTTAGTCGCGCTAAGCTCTGTTGTTGTGATCAATTACATTTTGTATATCGATCGTTCAGGTATTTTTGGGCGTGGTATCTTGTTTGGTACGGTCGCAGGCTTTTTCGTTGTTTCTTTGCTGTCGCGAATCCTGGCTTTAAATATGGTGGATTCCCTGCGCAGTAAGTTGAGCTGGCTTGTCCTGATTGATGAAAAAGAAAAAGCGTATTTTGAGCAAGATTTAAAGCGTTTTGGTTTTTCCGGTAAAATTCATTTTTTCAATCCGCTGACTTCGACTGTGGCGCAGTTAGATGACTGTTTAAACAAGGCGTGGTCTGCAGTGGTTGTGGGTGTGCCCGCTTCGCAAATGCCAAAAGACTTTTTAAGTATATTGGTAAAGGCAAAGTTTGCTGGTCACGGTGTGATTGACCTTGGCAGATTTTATGAAAAACATTGGCTAAAAGTGCCTGTGTTTTTTTTAGATCCTGAATGGTTTATTTCTTCTGAAGGTTTTGAATCGATCACTCATCCGATGGCCCTAAGAATTAAGCGCATTTTTGATATTTTACTTTCTATTTTGATTTTTATCCCAGCATTACCAGTGATGCTTCTTGCAGCAATTATCATTAAATTAGAAAGCCCAGGGCCCGTCGTGTACAGTCAGGTACGTACAGGCAAAGACGACCGCCGTTTTGTGATTTATAAATTTAGATCCATGCGCGTGGATGCAGAAAAAGCGGGTGCCCAGTGGGCGCAAAAGAATGATTCGCGCATCACTCGCGTGGGTAAGTTTATCCGTTTAACCCGCATTGATGAATTGCCGCAGCTTTGGAATGTTCTAAAAGGGGATATGAGCTTTGTCGGCCCTCGCCCTGAGCGTCCTGAATTCAACGAAACTTTGGCAAAAGAAATTCCGTACTATAATTTGCGCCACATGATGCGCCCGGGATTAACTGGCTGGGCCCAGGTTTTATACCCTTATGGGGCTAGTATTGATGATTCCCGTGAAAAGCTTCAGTACGAGCTGTATTATGCCAAACACTATAATCTTCTGATGGATCTTTTGATCTTCGTAAAAACCATTCGTGTTGTCCTTTTCGGACAGGGTCGCTAA
- a CDS encoding NAD-dependent epimerase/dehydratase family protein, which translates to MALKEFYKGKRVFLTYPTSFLGAWTAYSLKYLGAEVFGFASKAAVSPNLFDLTNLGNEISMTYGDFRDLQSLKQAVEFSQADIFIHLGESRSLNDAKAFAHDCFSESVLSTINIMELLRETATVRSMVVVSSDKVYKVKNNEPFLESDPVASGDILPTARLCSEMIALSYRHSFFNPEKYNKHKIAIATARLEAGIGGGEFGEGSLIADAVKAFSSNAQLELRNPQSQRPWIHVADQAAGILLLAAHLYGRGPKAASTYNLGSNLYKSVGETMNEFAQVWQAPLSELPLDMSPSLHGRLNSELAKKDFNWQPQLDLQQTLKDITRWYKAHQAGMPVSAQMNNTLEKIFAFSDSALY; encoded by the coding sequence GTGGCGCTAAAAGAATTTTATAAAGGGAAAAGAGTTTTTCTAACCTATCCGACAAGCTTTTTAGGAGCGTGGACGGCTTATTCCTTAAAATATCTTGGCGCGGAAGTTTTTGGTTTTGCTAGCAAAGCCGCAGTCTCGCCAAATCTTTTTGATCTGACAAATCTAGGAAATGAAATCTCAATGACCTATGGGGACTTTCGTGACCTGCAAAGCCTAAAGCAGGCAGTGGAATTTTCCCAAGCTGATATATTCATTCACTTGGGTGAAAGCAGATCATTAAATGACGCGAAGGCCTTTGCCCACGACTGTTTTTCAGAATCCGTCCTAAGCACCATTAATATCATGGAACTTTTGCGTGAAACGGCCACGGTAAGAAGCATGGTAGTGGTTAGCTCTGACAAAGTTTATAAAGTTAAAAACAATGAACCTTTTTTAGAATCTGACCCCGTAGCCAGTGGCGACATATTGCCAACGGCAAGGCTATGTTCTGAAATGATCGCTCTATCGTATCGGCACAGTTTTTTTAATCCGGAAAAGTATAATAAACATAAAATTGCCATTGCGACCGCGCGCCTTGAAGCAGGTATCGGCGGGGGCGAATTTGGGGAGGGGTCTTTAATTGCGGATGCGGTAAAGGCCTTTAGTTCAAACGCCCAACTAGAATTGCGCAACCCCCAATCGCAAAGGCCATGGATTCATGTGGCGGATCAGGCGGCGGGAATTCTGTTGTTGGCGGCGCACCTTTATGGTCGCGGTCCGAAGGCTGCTTCGACCTATAATTTAGGTTCTAACTTGTATAAAAGTGTCGGCGAAACCATGAATGAGTTTGCGCAAGTATGGCAAGCCCCGTTATCCGAGCTTCCCCTTGATATGAGTCCCTCGTTGCATGGGCGATTAAACAGTGAGCTTGCAAAAAAAGATTTTAACTGGCAGCCGCAGTTAGACTTGCAGCAGACTCTGAAGGACATCACGCGCTGGTATAAGGCGCATCAGGCGGGTATGCCGGTTTCAGCGCAAATGAATAATACTCTAGAAAAGATTTTTGCTTTTAGCGATTCTGCGTTGTATTAA
- a CDS encoding O-antigen ligase family protein, with protein sequence MLYLLILAFIGTLTSQSAMDLFVTLYALTLLVQGLRKKGPAGWKLFEKMGLEYFWPVFVITIILGFLVNGHYEGPLFKRMTELLWILSFYFTVSCYRYVDLDLKKAMKFSLIVGLLVSIGSIIVSAVKGEPRVGGILNNAMTTAHSYGLVFLTLAGVFLSRWQQMWKEDRKEFYLWVFSLAVMGATLILTMTRGVWVGMFVGLVVVAAVLSLRLASVVIGLGIAIVTGMFFLWPKFHDRILLIFNYEHTYDSQRIILWKTNWMIFKDHPWLGAGYGENYTLLPKYYAMQGLPADQFVGHAHNQFLHMLAGTGIVGLLCYVFLYFFFVVKAWGVFKVAPPNSWEKAVSLGIFGSLIGFAVGGLTESNFEHAKVRMVVIFLWALIFFMKQNLGLRKS encoded by the coding sequence ATGCTTTATCTTTTAATTTTGGCGTTTATTGGAACTTTGACTTCGCAATCGGCGATGGATCTGTTCGTGACACTTTATGCGTTAACATTATTGGTGCAAGGTCTGCGCAAGAAAGGCCCTGCAGGCTGGAAGCTTTTTGAAAAAATGGGCCTAGAATATTTTTGGCCTGTTTTTGTAATAACCATCATCTTAGGTTTTTTGGTGAACGGTCATTATGAAGGCCCGTTGTTTAAAAGAATGACGGAACTTTTATGGATTTTATCTTTCTATTTCACTGTTTCTTGCTATCGCTATGTGGATCTGGATTTAAAGAAAGCCATGAAGTTCAGTCTGATCGTGGGACTTTTAGTCAGTATCGGTTCGATCATCGTTTCAGCAGTTAAAGGCGAGCCCCGTGTTGGTGGGATTTTAAATAACGCTATGACCACGGCCCACTCTTATGGGTTGGTTTTTCTAACTTTGGCTGGGGTTTTCTTGTCGCGCTGGCAGCAGATGTGGAAGGAAGATCGTAAAGAATTTTATCTTTGGGTGTTTTCTTTAGCTGTTATGGGGGCGACGCTGATCTTAACCATGACCCGCGGTGTTTGGGTGGGCATGTTTGTGGGGCTTGTTGTTGTCGCGGCTGTATTAAGTTTAAGATTAGCTTCCGTCGTCATTGGCTTAGGTATCGCTATCGTCACGGGAATGTTTTTTCTTTGGCCCAAGTTTCACGATCGCATTTTGTTAATTTTTAATTACGAACACACCTACGACAGTCAGCGTATCATTTTATGGAAAACCAACTGGATGATTTTTAAGGACCATCCTTGGTTGGGCGCTGGGTATGGCGAAAACTATACGTTGCTTCCTAAGTATTACGCTATGCAGGGTCTGCCCGCAGATCAATTCGTGGGGCATGCGCACAATCAGTTTCTGCATATGCTGGCGGGGACGGGGATTGTGGGTTTGCTTTGTTATGTGTTTTTATATTTTTTCTTTGTGGTGAAGGCGTGGGGGGTTTTTAAGGTAGCCCCGCCTAACTCTTGGGAAAAAGCTGTTTCGTTAGGGATTTTTGGATCTCTTATTGGATTTGCAGTGGGTGGCTTGACAGAATCGAACTTTGAACATGCAAAGGTGCGCATGGTTGTTATTTTTCTATGGGCGCTTATATTCTTTATGAAACAGAATTTAGGTCTTCGTAAATCCTAG
- a CDS encoding glycosyltransferase family 17 protein, translating to MIYDCFVFYDELDLLEIRLNTLKDVVDKFVLVESKKTFRGIDKPLFYAENRQRFSEFNSRIIHIVVEDFPKINWRKLRPFSNWDREDYQRDEMKRGLVDCQPGDVIMISDVDEIPEPQKVKEYSDKPGIKTFYQELYYYYLNYLAYQHTEPNKPYKDYIPWHGTVMADFSYFKKYSPNDLRTLRSKKDKVQTMVMDGGWHLSFMGGTQMILKKMKAYSHTEYMTEDMFKPEWVESQVRTGKDIFNRPMAFKRVSIDRLPAYIQAHQDKFAHLLLKE from the coding sequence ATGATTTACGATTGTTTTGTATTTTACGATGAACTTGATCTGCTTGAAATTCGCCTTAACACCTTAAAGGATGTCGTAGATAAATTCGTTCTGGTCGAATCAAAGAAGACTTTTCGTGGCATTGATAAACCTTTGTTTTATGCCGAAAACCGCCAGCGTTTTAGTGAATTCAACTCGCGCATTATTCATATCGTGGTTGAAGATTTCCCAAAAATTAACTGGAGAAAACTAAGACCCTTCAGCAATTGGGACAGAGAAGATTATCAAAGGGACGAAATGAAAAGGGGCTTGGTGGATTGCCAGCCTGGCGACGTCATTATGATCTCTGATGTTGATGAAATCCCAGAGCCCCAAAAAGTTAAAGAGTACAGCGATAAGCCAGGTATTAAAACTTTCTATCAAGAGCTTTACTATTATTATCTGAACTATTTGGCCTACCAGCACACGGAACCCAATAAGCCCTATAAGGACTATATCCCATGGCATGGGACGGTGATGGCGGATTTTTCTTATTTTAAAAAATACTCGCCAAATGACTTACGCACTTTGCGTTCGAAAAAAGATAAAGTGCAAACCATGGTCATGGATGGTGGCTGGCATTTGTCTTTTATGGGCGGGACACAAATGATCTTAAAGAAAATGAAGGCGTACAGTCATACCGAGTATATGACTGAAGATATGTTCAAGCCAGAGTGGGTTGAGTCCCAAGTAAGAACGGGAAAAGATATTTTTAATCGTCCGATGGCCTTTAAAAGGGTTTCGATAGATAGACTTCCGGCCTACATCCAAGCCCACCAAGATAAATTCGCGCACCTTTTGCTTAAAGAATAG
- the pstA gene encoding phosphate ABC transporter permease PstA, with protein MLASIKKRKFWDFVFAMLGLLSLLFALVTLLALIVDLASTGVPRINAAFFTNFPSRFAERAGILSAWVGSFCIMITTALCAIPLGVAAGVYLEEYSKKNWVSQLIELNIINLAGIPSITYGLMALGLFVYKLKLGQSILTAGLTLGLLVLPIIIVTTREAIRTIPNTIREASYALGASKWQTIRYHILPYSSGGILTGVIISLSRAIGETAPLITIGALTFIAFLPTPPVEGHFPYINFTWLSDPFTVMPIQMFNWLSRPQPEFHVNAAATGVVLLLMTLIMNGGAIYLRSRFRKKMKW; from the coding sequence ATTTTAGCGAGTATCAAAAAGCGCAAATTCTGGGATTTTGTGTTTGCGATGTTAGGTCTGCTTTCTTTGCTTTTCGCTTTAGTCACCTTGCTTGCCTTGATCGTGGATCTTGCGTCAACGGGTGTGCCTCGTATCAATGCTGCTTTCTTTACAAACTTCCCGTCGCGCTTTGCTGAAAGAGCAGGGATTTTATCAGCATGGGTGGGGTCGTTCTGTATTATGATTACGACAGCTCTATGCGCGATTCCTTTAGGGGTTGCCGCCGGAGTTTACTTAGAAGAGTATTCAAAGAAAAACTGGGTGTCCCAATTAATTGAACTTAACATCATTAATCTAGCGGGGATTCCGTCGATCACTTACGGATTAATGGCATTAGGTTTGTTCGTTTATAAATTAAAATTAGGCCAAAGTATTCTGACGGCCGGTCTGACGTTAGGCCTTCTGGTATTACCGATCATCATCGTAACAACTCGTGAGGCGATTCGTACGATTCCAAATACGATTCGCGAGGCGAGCTATGCTTTGGGTGCAAGTAAGTGGCAGACCATTCGTTATCATATCCTTCCGTATTCTTCCGGGGGGATTTTAACGGGTGTGATTATCTCTTTATCTCGCGCGATTGGTGAAACAGCCCCGCTCATTACGATTGGTGCTTTAACCTTTATTGCTTTCTTACCTACACCTCCGGTGGAAGGGCATTTCCCGTATATTAACTTTACTTGGCTTTCGGATCCTTTCACCGTAATGCCTATTCAGATGTTTAACTGGCTTTCTCGACCTCAACCAGAATTCCACGTGAATGCGGCGGCTACCGGTGTGGTTTTGTTGTTGATGACTCTAATTATGAACGGTGGGGCGATTTACTTACGTTCCCGTTTCCGTAAGAAAATGAAGTGGTAA
- the pstB gene encoding phosphate ABC transporter ATP-binding protein PstB — protein MELQLRAEVKNLVFSYGEKQVLNGVTLPIYEHRVTALIGPSGCGKTTLLRCFNRMHDLYANAIYKGEILLHPDQRNILSKDIDPMEVRMRIGMVFQKPNPFPKSIFENVAYGLTVRGVKKKSFIEERVERSLQQAGLWTEVKDRLHSSATALSGGQQQRLCIARALATEPEILLLDEPTSALDPISTRHIEELIQDLRKDVTIAIVTHSLHQAARVSDFTAFMYLGDLIEFGASDQIFTNPKDQRTENYITGRFG, from the coding sequence ATGGAATTACAACTGCGCGCAGAAGTTAAAAATTTAGTGTTTTCTTACGGAGAAAAACAAGTTCTTAACGGCGTTACTTTGCCTATTTACGAACACCGTGTGACGGCTTTAATCGGTCCTTCTGGTTGCGGTAAAACGACACTTCTTCGTTGTTTTAATCGCATGCATGATCTTTACGCTAATGCGATTTATAAAGGTGAAATCCTTTTACATCCAGATCAGCGAAATATCTTAAGTAAAGATATTGATCCGATGGAAGTGCGTATGCGCATCGGAATGGTTTTTCAAAAACCAAATCCATTTCCAAAAAGCATTTTTGAAAACGTCGCTTACGGCCTCACCGTGCGCGGGGTGAAAAAGAAAAGTTTTATCGAAGAACGTGTTGAGCGTTCTTTGCAACAAGCAGGTCTTTGGACAGAAGTGAAGGACCGTTTGCATTCTTCAGCGACGGCATTATCAGGTGGGCAGCAGCAACGTCTTTGTATTGCCCGAGCTTTGGCGACAGAGCCTGAAATCTTGTTATTAGATGAACCTACTTCAGCCCTTGATCCTATTTCTACTCGTCATATTGAAGAGCTTATCCAAGATCTTCGTAAAGATGTGACAATTGCGATCGTCACCCACAGTCTGCATCAAGCAGCCCGTGTTTCTGATTTTACTGCATTCATGTATTTGGGTGATTTGATTGAATTCGGTGCCAGTGACCAGATCTTCACCAATCCTAAGGATCAGCGAACCGAAAACTACATCACAGGTCGCTTCGGCTAG
- a CDS encoding GNAT family protein: protein MKALHADKYFVRESLFNLVELSLLARLYEEHCTPSAQSGNLNKDSLAQTLLKMKATENAGELRVAIYEADPVGFYWKVGGKVLAHWVHPEHRNQGVEDALISR, encoded by the coding sequence ATGAAAGCACTTCACGCCGATAAATATTTTGTTCGCGAATCGTTATTCAACCTGGTTGAATTGTCACTACTAGCTCGTCTTTATGAAGAGCACTGCACGCCCTCGGCGCAAAGTGGAAATTTAAATAAGGATTCCTTAGCGCAAACGCTTTTAAAAATGAAAGCAACCGAAAATGCCGGCGAACTTCGCGTGGCTATTTATGAAGCAGATCCAGTGGGTTTTTACTGGAAGGTGGGCGGTAAGGTCCTTGCTCATTGGGTGCATCCTGAACATCGCAATCAAGGCGTTGAAGATGCGCTCATCTCAAGATAA